A genomic window from Lotus japonicus ecotype B-129 chromosome 1, LjGifu_v1.2 includes:
- the LOC130734656 gene encoding uncharacterized protein LOC130734656 — MGKDKTKEAGGKGKGKQAASGSDENASKGKGKGAKGGDGLGTCTYVKARHILCEKQGKINEAYKKLQDGWLSNGDKVPPAEFAKIAQEYSECPSGKKGGDLGWFPRGKMAGPFQDVAFNTVVGATSAPFKSTHGYHIILSEGRKN, encoded by the exons ATGGGAAAAGATAAGACAAAGGAGGCAGGAGGGAAAGGCAAGGGGAAACAGGCAGCAAGTGGAAGTGATGAGAATGCTTCTAAAGGCAAAGGAAAAGGCGCGAAAGGTGGAGATGGGCTTGGTACTTGCACCTATGTTAAAG CAAGGCATATCTTATGTGAGAAACAAGGTAAGATTAACGAAGCCTACAAGAAGCTGCAGGATGGTTGGCTTAGCAATGGAGATAAAGTCCCCCCAGCAGAGTTTGCAAAG ATAGCCCAAGAGTATTCTGAGTGTCCATCAGGAAAGAAGGGTGGAGATCTTGGATGGTTTCCCAGGGGAAAGATGGCTGGGCCATTTCAGGATGTTGCCTTCAACACAGTTGTTGGAGCTACTAGTGCTCCTTTCAAATCAAC GCATGGCTACCATATCATCTTATCTGAAGGAAGAAAGAACTGA